Proteins encoded by one window of Lycium barbarum isolate Lr01 chromosome 11, ASM1917538v2, whole genome shotgun sequence:
- the LOC132617971 gene encoding F-box protein At2g26160-like, with amino-acid sequence MVNWAELPGDLIGRIAKRVKVMEDFITFRAVCTSWRAAASKDLFDVLSPQVPLLMLADKDDDYREFYSLSKKKVSRIFLPEARGRDCFPTEGWLFTVSNTGEMNLLHPFSRTQIQLPPEESLLDLCIPDPNHEDEIPGYRIVNAVLSANPSHTSDYALVVSYRALECLLAFWRPGDLKWTCIIYGSNVCLVSSMIYNNGRFYAADVHSCEVWVFDILGLRSSIILQPIIELHLLPSLQGGIFRESSWFYLVEVCGALLLVSRFIDERATLRTFKFKVYKLDVIKGELMEEEINTLGDSTIFLGLGGAASSVDSSKFTGVKANHIYFTDQFYYLKRLVTGEGGGGRDMGAYNLEDGKIESFYPGLSISPISPPAWVTPSLL; translated from the coding sequence ATGGTGAACTGGGCAGAACTGCCGGGCGATCTCATCGGGCGGATTGCAAAGCGGGTTAAGGTGATGGAAGATTTCATTACCTTCCGTGCTGTTTGTACCTCTTGGCGAGCTGCTGCTTCCAAGGATCTCTTTGATGTGCTTTCGCCCCAAGTTCCGCTGCTTATGTTGGCTGACAAAGATGATGACTATCGAGAATTCTACTCTCTTTCCAAGAAGAAAGTTTCACGCATATTTCTACCTGAAGCGAGAGGACGAGACTGTTTTCCAACAGAGGGATGGCTCTTTACCGTGTCAAATACGGGGGAAATGAACTTGTTGCATCCTTTCTCCCGTACCCAAATTCAACTTCCTCCAGAAGAATCCTTATTGGATTTATGTATTCCTGATCCAAACCACGAAGACGAAATACCCGGTTACAGAATTGTCAACGCCGTCTTATCTGCCAACCCTTCTCACACATCAGATTATGCACTGGTGGTTTCCTATCGTGCATTAGAATGCCTTTTAGCTTTTTGGCGACCTGGTGACCTCAAGTGGACTTGTATTATCTATGGTAGTAATGTTTGTCTGGTCTCCAGTATGATTTACAATAATGGCCGATTTTATGCAGCGGATGTTCACTCTTGCGAAGTCTGGGTTTTTGACATTCTGGGGCTGAGGTCTTCCATCATTCTTCAACCCATTATAGAGCTACATCTGCTTCCTTCGCTGCAAGGTGGTATATTTCGAGAGAGTAGTTGGTTCTACCTAGTTGAGGTATGCGGTGCACTATTACTTGTTTCCCGATTTATTGATGAAAGGGCTACGTTAAGAACCTTTAAATTTAAAGTCTACAAGTTAGATGTAATCAAAGGTGAACTGATGGAGGAGGAGATTAACACCTTGGGAGATTCAACAATTTTTTTGGGTCTTGGTGGTGCAGCAAGTTCCGTCGACTCCTCTAAGTTTACTGGCGTCAAGGCTAATCACATATACTTTACTGATCAGTTTTATTACCTAAAAAGGCTCGTCACGGGGGAAGGTGGTGGTGGAAGGGATATGGGGGCTTACAATCTTgaagatggaaaaattgaatCTTTTTATCCTGGTTTGTCAATAAGCCCGATTTCTCCACCAGCTTGGGTCACACCCTCACTCTTGTAA
- the LOC132617390 gene encoding uncharacterized protein LOC132617390 codes for MGAFVKLLDFLLFIYFFFLTIIIPLFDGQSVFPKHMFPPFLVDLKNWYTQEYGDYLVSEKPHFFVGLIWLELLVAWPLCVASLYAIVAGKSWINTTCLLYGVSTLTAMVAILSEMKGSQRASDKLLMVYYPFLAFAVLAILRGLLPHSGKSVSIGKRSAISRKKRA; via the exons atgggtGCTTTTGTTAAGCTATTAGACTTTCTTCTATTCATCTACTTTTTCTTCCTAACCATTATTATACCACTATTTGATGGCCAATCTGTTTTTCCTAAACACATGTTTCCACCATTTTTGGTTGACTTAAAAAACTGGTATACTCAGGAATATGGCGATTATTTAGTTTCTGAGAAACCCCATTTCTTTGTTGGCTTAATTTGGTTGGAACTTCTCGTTGCGTGGCCACTATGTGTTGCTAGTCTTTATGCTATTGTAGCTGGAAAATCTTGGATTAATactacctgtttgctctatggtGTTTCCACTCTCACTGCAATG GTGGCGATACTAAGTGAAATGAAGGGTTCCCAGAGAGCATCAGATAAGTTGCTGATGGTGTACTATCCGTTTCTAGCATTTGCTGTTTTAGCAATTTTACGTGGCCTACTACCTCATTCTGGCAAGTCTGTGAGCATTGGAAAAAGATCTGCTATAAGCAGAAAGAAGAGGGCTTAA